The following are encoded in a window of Telmatobacter sp. DSM 110680 genomic DNA:
- a CDS encoding DUF2934 domain-containing protein yields the protein MAETTKKPTTRKKTSASASATKEIAPKRKASSKVTPISISHDEIARVAYRYWTERGGQHGNDAADWLRAEQELRGKAS from the coding sequence ATGGCAGAGACCACGAAGAAACCGACCACCCGTAAAAAAACGAGCGCATCCGCATCGGCAACGAAAGAGATCGCGCCCAAACGCAAAGCAAGCTCCAAAGTGACCCCAATTAGCATTTCGCACGACGAGATTGCGCGTGTTGCTTACCGCTACTGGACTGAACGCGGCGGCCAGCATGGCAACGATGCAGCGGACTGGCTGCGCGCGGAGCAGGAACTTCGCGGAAAAGCTTCCTAA
- a CDS encoding CPBP family intramembrane glutamic endopeptidase: MTQHTAVDHIVFALLLVLPFVEWKWNWPRYLAKLAAGDTQARLNHYRKLVAGEWIPTIALLIYWAFAGRSLADLHLIGDIPLRLGLGVVYVAALIGVLVRQRRALLARPDRRARVRKALQHAEPLLPHTQPERRLFWLVSATAGCCEEIFYRGFLTWYLSIWTGPVAAVVLASLLFGIGHIYLGLSQVPKTALVGLILAVVVALTGSLWPAMILHAAVDWNSGEMAFKLLSDSAPSGHSPTPPF, encoded by the coding sequence ATGACTCAACACACCGCCGTTGACCACATCGTTTTTGCCCTCCTGCTCGTGCTCCCGTTCGTGGAGTGGAAATGGAACTGGCCGCGTTATCTTGCGAAGCTCGCCGCCGGAGACACCCAGGCCCGCCTTAACCACTACCGCAAACTCGTTGCGGGCGAATGGATACCCACCATCGCGCTGCTCATTTACTGGGCCTTCGCCGGAAGGTCCCTGGCGGATCTGCATCTCATTGGCGACATCCCGCTGCGTCTTGGCCTGGGAGTTGTCTATGTCGCTGCGCTTATAGGCGTGCTTGTCCGCCAGCGTCGCGCTCTGCTCGCCCGCCCCGACCGCCGTGCCCGCGTGCGCAAGGCTCTCCAACACGCCGAACCTCTGCTCCCTCACACTCAACCCGAACGCCGCCTCTTCTGGCTCGTGTCCGCCACTGCCGGCTGCTGCGAAGAGATCTTCTATCGCGGATTCCTCACCTGGTACCTCTCCATCTGGACCGGCCCCGTTGCAGCCGTCGTCCTCGCCTCACTCCTCTTCGGCATCGGCCATATCTACCTCGGCCTCTCCCAGGTTCCAAAAACCGCCCTCGTCGGATTGATCCTCGCTGTAGTCGTGGCTCTCACTGGCTCTCTCTGGCCCGCAATGATCCTCCACGCCGCCGTAGACTGGAATTCCGGCGAAATGGCATTCAAATTACTAAGCGACTCCGCCCCCAGCGGACACTCTCCAACCCCGCCATTCTGA
- a CDS encoding FAD-binding protein — MNKRDFLKSSGAIVAGSMISRFTPAQQQPAPHQNWAGNITYSTDHVHTPANIDEVREVVKTCTKLRALGSRHSFNRIADSNQNQLSLEHLNQIDIDDKAHTVTVGAGVKYGQLAPVIDARGFAIHNLASLPHISVAGAIATATHGSGIHNGNLATAVRALEIVTANGDTLHLSRDKDGDQFLGAVVGLGAVGVVTRVTLDLLPTFQVAQTVYQNLSFNELEHNFDAIFGVGYSVSLFTDWQHHQATQVWIKRKLQPGEKHESAPDFYGAKRATEKLHPITGHPAESCTEQQGIPGPWYERLPHFKMNFTPSSGRELQTEYFVPRDRGYEAILAVEKLHDQITPHLFVTELRTIAADDLWMSTAYKRDSLAIHFTWKPEWDTVKQILPRIEAQLKPFAPRPHWAKLFTIPPAQLQAQYTRLADFKQMLQRHDPDEKFRNAFLDSNLFTT; from the coding sequence ATGAACAAGCGCGACTTCCTCAAATCCTCAGGAGCCATCGTGGCCGGCAGCATGATCTCCCGCTTCACACCCGCCCAGCAGCAGCCCGCTCCCCACCAGAACTGGGCCGGCAACATCACCTACAGCACTGACCACGTACACACCCCAGCCAACATCGACGAAGTGCGAGAGGTAGTCAAGACCTGCACCAAGCTCCGCGCCCTCGGCTCGCGCCACTCCTTCAATCGCATCGCCGACAGCAATCAAAACCAGCTCTCGCTCGAACATCTCAATCAGATCGACATCGACGACAAGGCGCACACCGTCACCGTCGGCGCTGGCGTCAAATACGGCCAACTGGCGCCAGTCATCGACGCCCGCGGATTCGCCATCCACAATCTCGCCTCGCTGCCGCACATCTCCGTCGCAGGAGCCATCGCGACCGCCACCCACGGCTCCGGTATTCACAACGGCAATCTCGCCACCGCCGTACGCGCGCTTGAAATCGTCACTGCCAACGGCGACACCCTTCATCTCTCCCGCGACAAGGATGGCGACCAATTCCTCGGTGCCGTCGTTGGCCTGGGCGCGGTCGGCGTCGTCACCCGCGTCACCCTCGATCTGCTGCCTACTTTTCAGGTTGCGCAAACGGTCTATCAGAACCTCAGCTTCAACGAACTCGAGCACAACTTCGATGCCATCTTCGGCGTCGGCTACAGCGTCAGCCTCTTCACCGATTGGCAGCATCACCAGGCCACGCAGGTGTGGATCAAGCGCAAACTGCAGCCCGGCGAAAAGCACGAGTCGGCTCCCGATTTCTACGGTGCCAAACGTGCAACCGAAAAGTTGCATCCCATCACCGGCCATCCCGCCGAGAGCTGCACGGAGCAGCAGGGAATCCCCGGCCCCTGGTACGAGCGCCTGCCCCACTTCAAGATGAATTTCACGCCCTCAAGCGGCCGCGAACTGCAGACCGAATATTTCGTTCCCCGCGATCGCGGATACGAAGCTATCCTCGCCGTCGAAAAACTTCACGACCAGATCACGCCTCATCTCTTTGTCACGGAACTGCGCACCATCGCCGCCGACGATCTCTGGATGAGCACCGCCTACAAACGCGATTCACTCGCCATCCACTTCACATGGAAGCCGGAGTGGGACACCGTCAAGCAGATCCTCCCGCGCATCGAAGCCCAACTCAAGCCCTTCGCCCCCCGCCCCCACTGGGCCAAACTCTTCACCATCCCGCCCGCACAACTGCAAGCCCAGTACACCCGCCTCGCCGACTTCAAACAGATGCTCCAGCGCCACGACCCCGACGAAAAATTCCGCAACGCCTTCCTCGACTCAAACCTCTTTACCACGTAG
- a CDS encoding fatty acid desaturase, with protein sequence MASLVSAPSPVTTPDDATKPVATQQELASPVGRIPAKFLVRMGKAATIDYGINWTTLAIIGFFHIGALAAFFFFSWQRLAVMAILYVLAINVGIGMCYHRLLTHRGYTTPKWVEYVMSIFATMSLEGGPIFWVSTHRVHHQLSDQEGDPHTPREGGWWAHTGWILFGEALHGQVEVLKRYSPDLSRDKFYLWLSKYHWLPISVSGLLLLAGGWIWGGWVNGVAMVLWGVALRVTLGLHATWLVNSATHLWGSRRFETRDDSRNSWWVALLTGGEGWHNNHHAHPVSARHGLKWYEIDPNFWGIWLLSKIGLAKKIHVAKYDPVNPKPAGL encoded by the coding sequence ATGGCGTCACTCGTGTCTGCACCCTCTCCCGTAACTACACCCGACGATGCAACCAAGCCGGTTGCAACCCAGCAGGAGCTCGCGTCACCTGTGGGTAGAATTCCCGCTAAATTTCTCGTTCGGATGGGGAAGGCAGCAACAATCGATTACGGAATCAACTGGACCACCCTCGCGATCATCGGTTTCTTCCACATCGGCGCTCTGGCGGCTTTCTTCTTTTTCAGCTGGCAGCGTTTAGCCGTGATGGCAATTCTGTATGTGCTGGCGATCAACGTGGGCATCGGGATGTGCTATCACCGGTTGCTGACTCACCGTGGTTACACGACTCCCAAGTGGGTCGAGTATGTCATGAGCATCTTTGCCACCATGTCGCTTGAGGGTGGGCCGATTTTCTGGGTTTCAACCCATCGGGTTCATCACCAGCTTAGCGACCAGGAAGGCGACCCGCACACTCCCCGCGAAGGCGGATGGTGGGCGCATACCGGATGGATTCTTTTCGGGGAAGCGCTGCATGGGCAGGTGGAAGTCCTGAAACGCTACTCGCCGGATCTGAGCCGCGACAAGTTCTACCTCTGGCTCAGCAAATACCACTGGCTCCCGATCAGTGTCAGCGGCTTGCTGTTGCTTGCTGGTGGATGGATCTGGGGCGGATGGGTTAACGGCGTCGCCATGGTTCTGTGGGGCGTAGCGCTTCGCGTTACCCTCGGCCTGCATGCGACCTGGCTGGTGAACTCGGCGACGCATCTGTGGGGCAGCCGTCGCTTTGAAACCCGCGACGACTCACGCAACAGCTGGTGGGTTGCGCTGCTGACGGGCGGCGAGGGCTGGCACAACAATCACCACGCGCATCCTGTGTCCGCGCGCCACGGTTTGAAGTGGTACGAGATCGATCCCAACTTCTGGGGTATCTGGCTGCTGTCGAAGATTGGCTTGGCTAAGAAGATTCACGTGGCCAAGTACGATCCGGTGAACCCCAAGCCTGCGGGACTCTAA
- the bcp gene encoding thioredoxin-dependent thiol peroxidase — MEVNQKVANFTLQTDEDKTVSLSDYAGKPLVLFFYPRADTPGCTIEACGFRDTFKKIQAAGAVVLGISRDTPKAQAKFKAKYDLPYTLLADVDEKVCNQFGVLKEKNMYGKKVWGIERTTYLIGPDQKLIHIFPKVTPEGHADEVLALIKEWQKSHK, encoded by the coding sequence ATGGAAGTGAACCAGAAGGTCGCCAATTTCACCCTGCAGACCGACGAGGACAAAACTGTAAGCCTTTCAGACTACGCCGGCAAACCATTGGTGCTCTTTTTCTATCCCCGCGCCGATACGCCCGGCTGCACCATCGAGGCGTGCGGCTTTCGCGATACCTTCAAGAAGATTCAGGCAGCGGGTGCGGTTGTCCTTGGCATCTCGCGTGATACTCCCAAAGCGCAAGCCAAATTCAAAGCCAAGTATGACCTCCCGTACACACTCCTTGCAGATGTAGACGAGAAAGTCTGCAATCAGTTTGGTGTGTTGAAGGAAAAGAACATGTATGGGAAGAAAGTATGGGGAATTGAAAGGACTACTTATCTCATCGGCCCCGACCAGAAGCTCATCCACATCTTCCCCAAAGTGACCCCCGAAGGACACGCCGACGAGGTCCTTGCGCTCATAAAGGAATGGCAAAAATCGCACAAATAA
- a CDS encoding DNA-3-methyladenine glycosylase encodes MPGRLISRDFFEDSPENVAPRLLGKLLVTRGANGQPLAGRIVEVEAYLGPHHDQPDPAAHTHRGPTPRNLVLFGPAGHAYLYFIYGKYFCANISCEREGLGGGILLRALEPVIGIAEMAKNRGLDKDAPARLISSGPSRLCLALGLTRPLHNGLDVTSSTSPLQVRDDGFAESQCIITPRIGIRHAVDLPLRFALRGHACVSGPRKLAG; translated from the coding sequence ATGCCTGGCCGTCTGATTTCACGCGATTTCTTTGAGGATTCGCCAGAAAACGTAGCCCCCCGGCTTCTCGGCAAGTTGCTGGTTACGCGAGGCGCAAATGGCCAGCCGCTGGCCGGACGGATCGTGGAGGTCGAGGCCTACCTAGGGCCGCACCACGACCAGCCAGATCCAGCGGCCCACACTCATCGCGGACCGACACCCCGAAACCTGGTGCTGTTTGGGCCAGCGGGGCATGCGTATCTCTATTTCATTTACGGCAAGTATTTTTGCGCAAACATCAGCTGCGAGCGCGAGGGATTGGGAGGAGGCATTTTGCTACGTGCCCTGGAGCCCGTGATAGGTATCGCGGAGATGGCAAAGAACCGCGGGTTGGACAAAGATGCCCCGGCTCGCCTGATCTCCTCGGGTCCGAGCCGGCTTTGCCTGGCGCTGGGACTAACGCGCCCGCTCCACAACGGCTTGGACGTGACCAGTTCAACCTCTCCGCTTCAGGTTCGCGACGATGGGTTTGCCGAGTCGCAGTGCATAATCACCCCGCGCATCGGCATAAGACATGCCGTCGACCTGCCACTGCGCTTTGCCCTACGAGGACACGCCTGCGTCTCCGGCCCGCGAAAATTGGCAGGTTAG
- a CDS encoding c-type cytochrome, which produces MKLSSPSHTALLTAAAYAVFAVAAHAQTLAAQQPPAGEAHHHHDEPAPTNLKVLPKTMTGEQVHDLMHKWEASLGAECSTCHAADPKNIGPNGKPRLNFADDSKPEKNTARLMFKMVEDINKNYVSMVDNSGVPVSCGTCHRGHLDPPVFTPPKDDHDHDHPASPAGGEKPPSSR; this is translated from the coding sequence TTGAAGCTCTCTTCCCCGTCCCACACCGCCCTCCTGACCGCTGCGGCCTACGCGGTTTTCGCCGTCGCCGCTCATGCCCAGACTCTAGCCGCTCAGCAGCCGCCGGCGGGCGAAGCTCACCATCATCATGACGAGCCGGCCCCCACCAATCTCAAGGTCCTCCCCAAGACGATGACTGGTGAACAGGTCCATGACCTCATGCACAAGTGGGAAGCCTCCCTCGGCGCCGAATGCAGCACCTGCCACGCCGCCGATCCCAAGAACATCGGCCCCAACGGAAAGCCGCGCCTGAACTTCGCCGATGACTCAAAGCCGGAAAAGAACACCGCACGCTTGATGTTCAAAATGGTTGAAGACATCAACAAGAATTATGTGAGCATGGTCGACAACTCCGGCGTGCCTGTCAGCTGCGGAACCTGCCACCGCGGTCATCTCGATCCGCCGGTTTTCACCCCGCCGAAAGATGACCATGATCATGATCACCCCGCGTCGCCTGCAGGGGGAGAAAAGCCTCCGTCGTCGCGGTAA
- a CDS encoding alpha/beta hydrolase gives MRTFVVALLVVYACGNLGAQKTVWQPSPGHKQVPIWPSAVPDPRPIKEPESAEITGKDSLVAGTPWVAVSDVSQPTMTVYSPEGKNNGAAVVVFPGGGYQILAIDLEGSEVCDWLTTKGVTCVLLKYRVPAPRSAPNWGAYPQSPIALEDAQRTVGLVRYHAKEWHLDPHKIGVLGFSAGGHLAAAMSVHFQQRLYKPVDAADKESCRPDFAVALYPGHLAFSENVLNLNPDIRTHISRQTPPTFLLQAEDDHVDNVNDSLAYYIGLKKAGVPVEMHLYAQGGHAFGLRRSKFPITAWTQLVETWLGTIGVIAQ, from the coding sequence ATGAGGACTTTCGTTGTTGCTCTTTTGGTAGTGTATGCGTGCGGCAACCTCGGCGCACAGAAGACAGTGTGGCAGCCATCGCCCGGTCATAAGCAGGTTCCAATCTGGCCCAGTGCAGTACCGGATCCGCGACCTATCAAGGAGCCGGAGTCTGCCGAGATAACGGGAAAGGACTCGCTCGTCGCCGGCACTCCGTGGGTTGCGGTGAGCGATGTGTCGCAGCCGACGATGACGGTCTACTCGCCCGAGGGGAAAAATAACGGCGCCGCAGTTGTCGTTTTTCCGGGAGGCGGATATCAGATTCTCGCTATCGATCTTGAAGGATCTGAGGTCTGCGACTGGCTCACGACTAAAGGGGTCACGTGTGTGCTATTGAAGTATCGCGTGCCGGCTCCGAGGTCGGCTCCCAACTGGGGCGCGTATCCACAGTCTCCGATCGCGCTGGAAGACGCGCAGAGGACGGTGGGGCTGGTGCGCTATCACGCTAAAGAGTGGCATCTCGATCCGCACAAGATCGGGGTGCTGGGGTTTTCTGCGGGAGGCCATCTGGCGGCGGCGATGAGCGTGCACTTTCAGCAGCGCCTTTATAAGCCGGTGGATGCTGCGGATAAAGAAAGCTGCCGACCGGATTTTGCGGTGGCGCTTTATCCGGGGCACCTGGCGTTTTCAGAGAATGTTCTCAATCTGAATCCCGACATTCGCACGCATATCAGCCGACAGACGCCGCCGACATTTCTGCTGCAGGCGGAAGACGATCACGTCGATAACGTGAACGACTCGCTCGCGTACTACATCGGGCTGAAGAAGGCAGGCGTGCCTGTGGAGATGCATCTGTATGCGCAGGGTGGACATGCATTCGGTCTGCGCCGGTCGAAGTTTCCAATTACTGCGTGGACTCAGCTCGTGGAGACCTGGCTGGGGACGATCGGAGTAATTGCACAGTAG
- a CDS encoding cupin domain-containing protein, with amino-acid sequence MSETETQYPPLPPDDLSRTLRLAQQDNDGKLTHIGLVGDTYTILLSGKDTNEKFCVIDMHVPPGGGPGPHRHDFEETFIVLDGDIELTFRGNKYRARAGETVNIPANAPHQFHNGSFRTARMICICAPAGNERFFMELGVPVATRTAPPPEMSEQEMGEFLKKANALAPKYRTELLKEA; translated from the coding sequence ATGTCTGAAACAGAAACGCAATATCCGCCTCTCCCGCCCGACGATCTCAGCCGTACCCTGCGCCTCGCGCAGCAGGACAATGACGGGAAGCTGACCCACATCGGCCTGGTCGGCGATACATACACCATCCTGCTATCCGGCAAGGACACCAACGAAAAGTTCTGCGTCATCGACATGCATGTGCCTCCAGGCGGCGGCCCCGGTCCGCATCGCCACGACTTCGAAGAGACATTCATCGTGCTCGACGGTGACATCGAACTTACATTTCGTGGAAACAAATACCGGGCTCGTGCCGGCGAGACCGTCAACATTCCGGCCAACGCTCCGCATCAGTTTCACAATGGATCTTTCCGAACAGCCCGCATGATCTGCATCTGCGCTCCGGCAGGGAATGAGCGCTTCTTCATGGAACTGGGCGTGCCCGTAGCCACGCGCACTGCGCCGCCGCCGGAAATGAGTGAGCAGGAGATGGGAGAGTTCTTGAAAAAGGCCAATGCCCTCGCGCCAAAATACCGCACAGAGCTTTTAAAGGAAGCTTAG
- a CDS encoding ankyrin repeat domain-containing protein — protein sequence MNVKAAIRKGDDAALRSLLTQHPSRANVLIRWGENRQIHTHPLHYVCDMVFDGTLKRGTEVPLIDALIGAGADLNFQRNGKGDTPLIGAASLVAEDVGIRLIEAGADARLRGIFGETALHWAALLGEERLAQRLIPVSEIDLKDSKYNSPPLGWAIHGYYENPKGDQGRQREVAALLVAAGATVEPAWLRSEHVRTDPVMLSILTKGTGR from the coding sequence ATGAATGTGAAGGCCGCAATTCGCAAGGGAGATGACGCAGCCTTAAGATCCCTGCTGACCCAGCACCCGTCGCGGGCAAATGTTCTCATTCGCTGGGGCGAGAACAGGCAAATCCATACTCACCCGCTCCACTATGTCTGCGACATGGTCTTTGACGGCACCTTGAAGCGCGGTACCGAAGTGCCACTGATTGACGCGCTAATCGGGGCAGGTGCGGACCTGAACTTTCAGCGCAACGGTAAGGGCGATACTCCGCTGATCGGAGCGGCGAGTCTGGTGGCGGAAGACGTGGGCATCCGTCTCATTGAGGCTGGCGCCGATGCCCGGCTGCGCGGAATCTTTGGTGAAACCGCACTTCACTGGGCGGCGTTGCTCGGCGAAGAGCGGCTGGCACAAAGACTCATTCCGGTTTCCGAAATCGATCTGAAAGACAGCAAATACAATTCGCCACCACTCGGCTGGGCGATTCATGGTTACTACGAAAATCCCAAGGGAGACCAGGGAAGACAGCGTGAAGTGGCTGCGCTCCTGGTTGCGGCCGGCGCAACGGTCGAGCCCGCGTGGCTTAGGTCTGAGCATGTTCGAACGGACCCTGTGATGCTGTCTATCCTCACAAAAGGGACGGGGCGATAG